The Takifugu rubripes chromosome 3, fTakRub1.2, whole genome shotgun sequence genome contains a region encoding:
- the mapk13 gene encoding mitogen-activated protein kinase 13: MEAHAHFSREEINNTVWEVPEKYTRLKQIGTGAYGSVCSTINEKTKEKVAIKKLHRPFQSEIFAKRAYRELRLLKHMKHENVIGLLDVFTPALGLDEMQDFYLVMPYMFTDLSKVRGPLSEDKVQFLIYQTLCGLRYIHKAGIIHRDLKPGNLAVNQDCELKILDFGLARSADAEMTGYVVTRWYRAPEVILNWMHYTQTVDIWSVGCIMAEMIHGKTLFKGKDYMDQLTQIMKVTGVPGPEFIQKLDSIEAKNYVKALPRYPRKDFSTLFPKASAKGIDLLEKMLVLDGDERLTAELALEHSYFDSLRDPDDFPEPTPYDDSHDNATLSLDEWKRLCFREVKSFVPFPRRDSKRKNTLTMSP; the protein is encoded by the exons ATGGAGGCACACGCACATTTCTCTCGGGAGGAAATAAACAACACGGTGTGGGAAGTCCCGGAGAAATATACACGGCTCAAACAGATCGGTACCGGGGCGTACGGTTCCGTGTG CTCAACAATAAATGAGAAGACTAAAGAGAAAGTGGCCATTAAGAAGCTCCACAGGCCTTTCCAGTCAGAGATATTTGCGAAGAGGGCCTACCGGGAGCTCCGGCTGCTCAAACACATGAAGCATGAGAAT GTAATTGGACTTCTTGATGTGTTCACACCTGCCTTGGGACTCGATGAGATGCAGGACTT CTACCTTGTGATGCCTTACATGTTCACTGACCTGTCAAAGGTGCGAGGCCCCCTTTCTGAAGACAAAGTCCAGTTTCTTATCTACCAGACGCTCTGTGGTCTCAGG TACATCCACAAGGCTGGAATAATCCACCGG GATCTTAAACCTGGAAACTTGGCTGTAAATCAAGACTGTGAACTGAAG ATTCTGGACTTCGGCTTGGCCCGCAGTGCTGATGCTGAGATGACGGGCTACGTGGTGACCCGTTGGTACCGGGCTCCCGAGGTCATTCTGAACTGGATGCACTACACCCAGACTG TGGACATCTGGTCCGTGGGATGCATCATGGCCGAAATGATCCACGGAAAAACCCTCTTCAAAGGGAAAGATT ACATGGACCAGCTGACTCAGATCATGAAAGTGACAGGAGTTCCTGGGCCAGAGTTCATACAGAAGCTGGACAGCATTGAG GCCAAAAATTATGTAAAGGCGCTTCCTCGCTATCCAAGGAAAGATTTTTCGACGTTGTTCCCAAAGGCAAGTGCAAAGG GTATTGATCTGCTGGAAAAAATGCTGGTTCTGGATGGAGACGAGAGGCTGACAGCTGAACTTGCTCTGGAGCACTCCTATTTTGATAGCCTAAGAGATCCTGACGACTTTCCTGAGCCTACGCCATATGACGACAGCCATGACAACGCCACGTTATCCCTGGATGAGTGGAAGC GATTATGTTTCAGAGAGGTGAAAAGCTTTGTGCCATTCCCACGGCGAGACTCGAAGAGAAAAAACACCCTTACAATGTCTCCTTGA